Part of the Stackebrandtia endophytica genome is shown below.
CCAGCCCCAATGGATCCATGGCGGCGTATGCGGAGATGGTGCTCTGCACCGGTGACAGCAACTCGTCGGCGTTGAAGTGTCCACGTAGGGCAATCAGTGGTGCCATTCCCAGTCCGGCCAGTGATAGGCGTGACAGCCAGCGGGCGGTGGCGACAGGCATCCGAGGAACCTTTCGAATCGGTCCGAGTGGTGAGGTGTCATCGCCGAAACTATGCGCTGAGGGGATGCGTTGACCTCGGGTTTCACCCTGGCTTCAACCCTGAATTGCGACCCGGAGCTTCGGCGTGATCCTGAAGTGTCGCCGAGGTCGGCTGAGACCACGCTGAGCTTGAGCCGGAGGCGTTGTGCCTGGTGAGGTCGGATTCCTTGTCGCCGAGGGGATGTGGGGGACGACCTCAGGGGTCAGAGCTTGGGCCCCGTTGGTCGGCGAGGGCCGGTGCAACCGGAACGAGGCGCGTATGCCGCGGACAACGTCCCGTCAGGGCATGCGCGCCACAAGGATGGTCGGTTCTCAGCCGACGGGTGGCAGCAGCTTCGCCAGGTGCGGCGTTACTCCCCAATCGGCGATCAACCGCTCGTAATCATCACGATCCCGTGTGGATGGTGGAGTGTCGGTGCGGGTGGCTCGGATCAGCGTGTTGCGCGGGGTGTGGGCGGAGTCGATGAACTCGATGACCTCGACCCGGTAACCGTGCAGCCGAAGCAGGTTGGCCCGCAACGCGTCGGTGAGGACGTCGGCGAACCGTTCCCGGAGGATGCCGTCGGCGATGAGCGGACGGTGGCCCACCGGTGGGTCGGTGCCGCGCAGTTGGGCGGCGATGTCGTGGTGGCAGCAGGGGGCGGCGAAGATGTGCCGGGCTCCCGCGCGAACGCCACGCGCCAAGGCGTCGTCGGTGGCGGTGTCGCACGCGTGCAACGCGAGCATGATGTCGGCGTCCGGTAGCGACGCCGAGGCGATCGACCCGGCGGTGAACCGCACCTGGTCGGACCAGCCCAGTTGCTCGGCCAACCTCGTGTTGCGGATGCGTTGGTCCTCGCGCAGATCCACGCCGACGGTCTCGCAGGACAGATCGTTTCCGGTGAGGTATCGGTGAATCGCGAAGGTCAGATAGGCGTTGCCGCAACCGAGGTCGACCACGGTGGTCTCACTCGACAGCTGCGGAACCACCGGGGCCACCGCGCGTAGGAACGCGTCGACCTGACGTCGCTTGGCGGCCGAGGCGCCCAGCGCGGTGAACAGCGCGTCGTCGGCGGCGATGAGATGGGGTGCCACTCGGTCGTGCCGCAGGTTCTGCGGCCGATCGGCCGTGGCCACGTGCAACTGTGGCTTACCACGTTTGGTGAACCGCAACTGCATCGTGCTGTCGACGGTCTCGACCAGCCAGTTGCGGTAGGGCTCGGCCAGCAGTGCGGTCAGTTCGCCGGTGGCGGGGAAGTCCACATTGCTGCTGGTCGGGCGGTCGTCGCCGTGGCGGACGATGTGCAGTCGGACCTTCCCCTTGATCTCGACCGGCCGCAGCTCGGTCTTGGGGTGCAGTGGTGTCTCACCGGCCCGCTTGCCGGAGGCGATGGCGCGGACCAGCCGTGTCGGGTCGGCCAGCGCCTCGCGCAGTTGATCGAGCTCGCTCATCGCTGGTCCTCCAAGGCTTCCGACAGTTTTCGCACCGTGAGTTCGGCGGTCTCCCGCAGCAGGGTCGCCGGAGCCAGCGGCACCCCGGCGATCGCGGAGATCAGGCTGGGCAGGCCCGGTAGACAGAACCCGTCCTCCTCCAGAGCGGCTTTACCCGAACCACCCCGGTTGCCGACGACCTCGCGAGTATGTTGCCAGGTGCGGGCCACCTCATCGAGGCTGGGAACCCCGAAACCGTGGCCCACCGGTGCCGAGTGACGCAGCCGGATGAGTGAGCTGTCGCCGAAGGCCATCGCGATCGAGGACCGTTCGATCAGCAGGCCGCGATCGGGCTCCTCCACTCGCGCGATGATGCCGCACTGGTCACGGCATTCGGCCGCGCATACGCCGATGGCGTGCGCGACATTGGAGTGCTGCCGGTCGAGATAGGTGCGCCAACCCTCCGCGGGTGCCTGGTGAATGCGCAGGACGCGAGCCGCGGCGTTCTGGTCGGGGCGGTGGTGATCGCAATCGGGGTCGCGTTGCCCGAATCGGCTGTCCCGTCCCGCGGCGTCTCGGCCGATGCGCATCGGGTCGGCGGCGTGCCCCCAGACGTTCTCCCAGGCCAGCAGCGGAAGGTACTCGGCCATCATGTGGGCCGTGGCGACCAGTCCGGCCATGTCGTGGCGCATGTGCTGCGCAGCCATGACCTCCAGCAGCAGTTCGTAGGCGGGTCGCATGCTGCTGAGTGCTCCACGGTTGGTCTCCCGTGGGTCCTGTGGGATGCGGCATTGTCGGGCCCGCCGCACCAACCGGGTGTACTCCGGCCCGCCGGTCTCGGCGTCGGACATGTCGAAGTCCTCGGCGTCGAGGTCGAGGAGTCGTTGTCCGAACAGACAGAGTCGGCGCAGCCGCTTCAGGTCCGAGGCGGGCAGGTTGATCATGGGCAGCAGGGCACGAACGTCACCGAAGGCGTAGCGGTGACACAGCGTCTCCAGGATGTCGACTCCGGTTAGCACGCAGGTCAGTCTTGCACTGTGTGCCGGTCGACCGGGAGGGTGTCCGACAAATCTCACCGGGTGGGCGCCCGAGGCTTGACGGCCGCCGATCGCCACCCGTCGTGATCGTCGCCGGGCTCGCTTACGCTGGGAGATGTTCAGTCGATGAAGGAGAACGTGGTGAAACCTGACGAGGACCGGGAAGTCGCCCTGTCCGAGGATTTCGACATCCTGCCCGACCAGACCCGAGACGACACCGACCACGGTTGGGGTGAGTCTCGCTCGCGGTCCCGTCGGGACGACGACGAGCGCCTGCTGGCGGAGCGGCCACCTCACTGGGGCTGAACCGCCGGTGTCCGTGAGGTTGCAGACGCCATTAGTCGGGTTTGTGGCGAAAATTCGCAATTGCAGGTTTCGCCACCCGGGCTATGGGTAACGTCACGCTATGTCTGAACCTGTGTACGGTCCCGGGCGGGCGCGTCCGACCTCACCGACGGAACGGATGCCGCCGTCGGCCCCCGCACCGCCTCGGCGGCTTCCCCGGATCAGTGCCGGTCGGCTGTGGGCGGGCGGAATCGGCACCGCGATCGTGGTCGCCCTGGTCATCGTCGTGGGTGTCATGTTGGTTCGCGGGGTGCTTCAGATCCCGGTGTTGGCGGCCGAGGGTGCGGGGACTTACGGCACCGCCACCACCACGACGTACGCGTTCGCCGGCGCGGTCATCGCGATCGTCGCCACCGCTCTTCTGCACCTGCTGTTGTTGTTCATGCCGCGTCCCATGCAGTTCTTCTATTGGATCGCCGCGCTGGTGACGGCGGTGGCCGTTCTGTTGCCGTTCACCTTCAGCGCCCAGTGGGAGGCGCAGATCGCCACTGCGGCCATCAATCTGGTGGCGGGGGTCTGTTTGATGTCAATTCTCGGGTCGATCGGCAGTAGCTCGGTGTTGCCGGATGAGGGTGGCTATCCGACCGGTCGGATGTGACTCGCCGGTTCGGGTGTCGGCGGCGGTCGGGTTCTCGGGTGGGGCGATTTGATCGTGAATGGTATGAATGGTCCCCGGTCGTTTACCTATATTTCAGCTAAACATTTACATCCTTCTTGACCTGGTCGACTGGGTACGGAATCCTGGGCTCGGATCGTTGCCCGCGATCAGTTCCATATTGGAGGATTTCATGTCCAAACAGTCAAGGCGCGCATTCCTGACGGCGGCGGTCGCCGTCCCCACTACCGCGGCGGTCATCGGTTTGACCGGTGGCACCGCGCACGCGGCCAAATATTCATGGCCGAGCACCCCGCTGAAAATAGGTAGCTCGGGCGCTCATGTAACGGCTCTTCAGATCCGCATCGCCGGATACCCCGGCTACAACGCGGTTCTGGCCACCGATGGTGCCTTCGGACAGCTGACCCACAACGCGGTCCGCAGGTTCCAGTCGGCTTACGGCCTCGCGGTCGACGGCGTCGCCGGACCGGCGACGTTCGGCAAACTGTCGTCGCTGGAAAGCAGTGACCAGACCCCGATTCACTTCGAATACTCGGAGTTCCTGAGCCGGTGCGACCCGAACAACTTCTGCGGTGGCAAGGTAGGCTGCGCCACCGCCAAGGAGAATGCTCGGCGGACCATGTGGAAGCTCGAGGCCATGCGCCATGCGCTGGGCGACAAGGCGATCAACATCAGCAGCGGTTTCCGCAGCTCCGGCTGCAACGCCGCCGTCGGTGGTGCCTCGAACAGCCGCCACATGTACGGCGACGCGGCCGACCTGGTCGGTTCCCACTCGTTCTGCACCCTGGCCCGCCAGGCCCGTAACCACGGGTTCCGTCAGATCCTCGGCCCCGGGTACCCGGGCCACAACGACCACGTCCACGTCGCCAGCGGCGGCAGCACCTGGTCTGCTCCCAACTGCATGTAGCGGCGAAGCGGTCAACCTCCGCGCAGCATCCGTTCGACACCTGGTCCGGGGCCGTTGTCCCGGGCCAGGTGTCCGCTGTTGCGGCGGGTTCTCAGCCGACGGCGGTCTCCACGGCCTCGGCGGTCGAGTCCGGTGCACGGCGAGCTCGCCTGGCGGCTCGTCGATCGATGAATTCGAGGCCGGGGGCGGCGGCCAGTGTGGTCAGGATCGCCACGATGACGATGATCGCGAACAGCGTCGGAGTGACCAGGCCGGCCTGCATCCCCACGTTCAGCGCGATCAGCTGCATGAGGCCCCGGGTGTTCATGAGGAACCCGATGCGCAGGGAGTCGTCCCAGGATTCGCCCATGAGCCTCGCGGTGGTGGTGCAGGTGGCGAGTTTGCCGACGAAGGCGAACACCACCACGACCAGGCCGGCGGCGATGACGACCAGGTTGTCGAGGACCAGGAAGTTGGTCTGCAAACCGGTGTAGGCGAAGAACAGCGGCAGGAACAGCCAGACGGTGACCGGGCGGATCACCGTGATGAGCTTCTCGCTGGTCTCGCCGCGCGGCATGACCACACCCAGAGCGAAGGCGCCGACGACGGCGTGAATCCCGATCGACTCGGTGAACCAGGCGGTCACCAACATCGCCAGGAACGCGACCACGAAGCCCTCGGTCTTCTTGGACCAACTGGAGTTCAGCGCCCATTGCAAACCCCGCCTGGCAAAGGGCAGCACCGCTGCGAGCACCGCGAGTCCGCCGAGGGCGATCCAGATGCCGCCTGCGGAGGTGGCACCGGCCATCGCGAGAACGATCGCCAACAGAATCCAGGCCAGTACGTCGTCGATGGCGCCGGCGGCCAGTGACAGGGTGCCGTAGCGGGTGCTGGAGATGCCCCGGTCGGTGAGGATGCGGGCCAGGACCGGGAAGGCGGTGATGGCCAGCAGTAGGCCGAGGTAGACCGCGCCGGTGGTGATGGAGATGCCGTCGGGGAACAGCGGCACCCACTCGTGCGCGGTGAGTGCGAATCCCACGCCGAGGACCATGGGCACCGCGATGCCGGTCAGCGAGACCCCGATGCCGACTTTGGCGCCGCTGCGGATCTCCTTGACGGAGAACTCGAGGCCGACGGTGAACATGAACAGGACCAGCCCGAGCTGGCTGACCATCCCCATGACCGAGAGCAGGTCGGGCGGGAACAGTGTGGCGGAGACGTTGGGGAACAGGGTTCCGATGAGTGATGGCCCGAGTAGGACACCGGCGATGATTTCGCCGATGACCACCGGTTGGCCGATGGCGCGGCAGATCACGTGCATGATCTGACAAAGCACCATAATGGAAATAAACGCGAGTAGAAGCATCGCGAAGCTATGAGCCATCTGCAGCTCCTCCAGAGAAGAAATCGGCTCCACATTAGGGGTGAAGGTCAACCGGAGGTGATGCGTTGGTTTCGTTGGTAATCAGGGTATTTAACACCCTTGTGGATGTTTTGAGATGCTCGCGCGACGGGTGGCCAGGGCCTCATATGTATTTGAACTGGTGAATGTATGGCGTGTGAACTTCCGGGGCCGGATTCGTTTTAACGTGGTTTCGGGGGGCGATGTCCGATACGCAGTGCGGCGGTGGGGTCGACGTGAGATATCGAACCATCACGGTATGTGATGTTGGCGATACGGCCATACTCGGCGACTGGTGCGGACATTCTCAAGTCCGTCGATTCCGACTATCATCGCCTGCAGTGTTCCTCGCCGGTCACCCCTTCAGATCCGTCGAGGAATCCAGCGACCGTGACCACCCCCACCCCCGTGAGGCACCCACGCCATGGCAAAGAAGAAGTCCAACCAGCGGTCCGGTAAGGCGCGCGGTTTTCAGCCGGCCAGGTCGGTTACCGCACCGAAGCCCCCTGAGGACGACGAATCGACCGCGGACACTTCTGAGGCCACGGCGGCGGCCGACACGGCGTCGAAGAAGACCGACGACAAGGCGACGGACGCCAAGAAGACGGACGCCAAGAAGTCCGACGCCAAGAAGGCCGACGGCAAGAAGTCCGACGCGAAGAAGGATTCCGCCGCCGAGTCGGATTCCGGCACCAAGGCCAAAGACAAGGCCAAGGACGAGAAGTCCTCCGCCAAGGCCAAGGACGAGAAGCCGAAGAAGACCGACGCCAAGTCGGCGTCCACCAAACCCAAGGGCGGCAAGGGCCCCAAGGGCCGCGAGACGACCGGGAAGGCCGGCGGAACCAACGCCAAGCGGCCTGCCGGGAAGTCGAACGCCAAGAAGCGCAAGGTCGCGGCGCCCAAGAAGCCGCTGCCGTGGGGAATGATCTCCGTGGTCACCGGTCTGGTGGTTGTCGTCGCCGCCTTGATCGCCATCCCGATCTTCACCCTGCCGGAGGCCCCGCCGGACCCGGACGAGCCGATCGACGGTGTCACCGACTACTACGCCGACGGTGCCCCGTGGGTGGAGGAGTCCGCGCACGTCGACGGTCGGGTCGAGTACGCGCTCGCGCCACCGGCCGGCGGCAACCACAACGTTGCCTGGTCCACCTGCAACGGCGTCGTCTACGACCAGCCGATTCCGAACGAACACGCCGTTCACAGCCTGGAGCACGGTGCGATCTGGTTCACCTACTCGCCCGACCTGCCCCAGACGGAGATCGACAAGCTGGCCGGCAAGGTCAACGGCATCGACTACACCCTGATGAGCCCCTACGCGGGCCAGGACTCCCCGATCATCCTGACCGCCTGGGGTTACCAGTTGAAGATCGACTCCGCCGACGACGAGCGCATCACCGCCTTCACCTCGAAGTACCGGTTGACCGCGTCTCGCGAACCCGGGGCGACCTGCTCCGGCGGAACCCCGATCACCGGAGACACCCCGATGATGGGTGCTCCCGGCATGGAAGGCTGACACAATGCGACAGGCGATCTCGGCTCGACCGATCCTTTCGGTGGTCATGGCGGCGTTGGTCGCGGTGGCCCTGGGTTTGACGGTGGGCATCATGTCCACCCGGCAGGCGCCCGACCCCGGGGTGGATTCCGCCGAGGCCGGGTTCGCCTGGGACATGTCCCTGCACCACAGCCAGGCCGTCGCGATGTCGATGCACCTCTACCGCAACGGCGGGGACGAGGCGCTGCGGATGCTGGCCTATGACATCGCGTTGACCCAGCAGGCTCAGATGGGCATCATGTCCACCTGGCTGACCGAGTGGAACCTGCCCGCGACATCCACGCAGGAACCGATGCAGTGGATGGACATGCCCATGGACATGGGGTCCTGGGCGGCGGACGGGCGACTCATGCCCGGTATGGCGACCAAGGCCGAACTGGACGAGCTGTACTCACTGACCGGCACGGCCGCGGACCTGATGTTCTGCAAGCTGATGATCAGCCACCACATTGGAGGCGTTCACATGGCTGAGGGGGTCCTCGACCTCACCGAACGTGGTGACGTCGTTCGCCTGGCCGACTCCATGGTGAAGGGCCAGCAGGCCGAGATCGACGTCCTCAATGACATCCAGAACCGGTTGACCGCCACCGCGGACGCCACCGGGTCCTGACCGACGCGACAACCGAACGAGCCCGTCCACCGAAGAGTGGGCGGGCTCGTTCGTCGTGGGACGTATGGGCGGAGAACCGACCCTGTTGCGCAGGCCCGCACCCGGTCGTGTCCTCAGCGGGCCGACCGACTACGACGTGACCGGTTCGGGCGCCGCCGCCAGAATCTCCGCCATCGCGGCGCGGCGTCGCCTGGCGACCTCGTCGGGTTCGACGTTGAAGGCGGTGCCCTCCCAGACCTCCAGCAGCCCCGCCATCGCCAGGGCCTCCTCCGCCCAGGACCGCAACGCGGGGTGGATCCACCCGATGATCTTGAACTGGCCGAGGGCGCCGGCGATCCGTGCGTTGACCTCGCCGTGCAGGTATCGCACGTGGGATTCGTCCTGGTCGAGCCATGCCGTCACGCCGACCGAATCGCGACCCCACACCTCTTCGGGGACCAGGTCCCAGTCTCCGAGGAGGGCGGCGACGCGCCCCGGTGCGTGCTCGTCGTCCCCGCCGGCGGCGTACCACTCCTCCAGGTCGCGCAACGTGTCGTACCCGTCGTCGCCGCCGAACGGGGACCGTGGGTCTCCCTGGTCGTAGAACCATTCCGGTGACACGGCGACGAAGGCCGGGTGACTGGTCTCAGTGGACAAACCCTCGTCCTGGTCGTCCAGGAAGATCTGCGTTGGGGGCGACATGCGACCGATGGTAACGATGTCGCGCCAAACGGGGCGTCCTTCGACAACCCGGTGCGTGACGGCTCGTCGGGCGGCTCAAGTGGAGATCTTCGGGGCATCGCCGGGCGAACGGTCGTCGAGTTCGGGTGTCCCGCGATGCCGCCGCCGGGTCAGGTACACCCCGGTCAGACAGATCACGCCGCCGATGACCGCGATGCCCGCCGGGGTCTCCCCGAGGAGCACCCATGCCATCGCGATGACCATGGGAGGCACCAGGTACGTCGTCGCGCCCTGTTTGCCCGCGCTGGTGCGGGCGAGGGCGAAGGCCCAGGTGGTGAA
Proteins encoded:
- a CDS encoding class I SAM-dependent methyltransferase, with the translated sequence MSELDQLREALADPTRLVRAIASGKRAGETPLHPKTELRPVEIKGKVRLHIVRHGDDRPTSSNVDFPATGELTALLAEPYRNWLVETVDSTMQLRFTKRGKPQLHVATADRPQNLRHDRVAPHLIAADDALFTALGASAAKRRQVDAFLRAVAPVVPQLSSETTVVDLGCGNAYLTFAIHRYLTGNDLSCETVGVDLREDQRIRNTRLAEQLGWSDQVRFTAGSIASASLPDADIMLALHACDTATDDALARGVRAGARHIFAAPCCHHDIAAQLRGTDPPVGHRPLIADGILRERFADVLTDALRANLLRLHGYRVEVIEFIDSAHTPRNTLIRATRTDTPPSTRDRDDYERLIADWGVTPHLAKLLPPVG
- a CDS encoding DUF6069 family protein, which encodes MSEPVYGPGRARPTSPTERMPPSAPAPPRRLPRISAGRLWAGGIGTAIVVALVIVVGVMLVRGVLQIPVLAAEGAGTYGTATTTTYAFAGAVIAIVATALLHLLLLFMPRPMQFFYWIAALVTAVAVLLPFTFSAQWEAQIATAAINLVAGVCLMSILGSIGSSSVLPDEGGYPTGRM
- a CDS encoding D-Ala-D-Ala carboxypeptidase family metallohydrolase; this encodes MSKQSRRAFLTAAVAVPTTAAVIGLTGGTAHAAKYSWPSTPLKIGSSGAHVTALQIRIAGYPGYNAVLATDGAFGQLTHNAVRRFQSAYGLAVDGVAGPATFGKLSSLESSDQTPIHFEYSEFLSRCDPNNFCGGKVGCATAKENARRTMWKLEAMRHALGDKAINISSGFRSSGCNAAVGGASNSRHMYGDAADLVGSHSFCTLARQARNHGFRQILGPGYPGHNDHVHVASGGSTWSAPNCM
- a CDS encoding cation:proton antiporter, with protein sequence MAHSFAMLLLAFISIMVLCQIMHVICRAIGQPVVIGEIIAGVLLGPSLIGTLFPNVSATLFPPDLLSVMGMVSQLGLVLFMFTVGLEFSVKEIRSGAKVGIGVSLTGIAVPMVLGVGFALTAHEWVPLFPDGISITTGAVYLGLLLAITAFPVLARILTDRGISSTRYGTLSLAAGAIDDVLAWILLAIVLAMAGATSAGGIWIALGGLAVLAAVLPFARRGLQWALNSSWSKKTEGFVVAFLAMLVTAWFTESIGIHAVVGAFALGVVMPRGETSEKLITVIRPVTVWLFLPLFFAYTGLQTNFLVLDNLVVIAAGLVVVVFAFVGKLATCTTTARLMGESWDDSLRIGFLMNTRGLMQLIALNVGMQAGLVTPTLFAIIVIVAILTTLAAAPGLEFIDRRAARRARRAPDSTAEAVETAVG
- a CDS encoding DUF3105 domain-containing protein, giving the protein MAKKKSNQRSGKARGFQPARSVTAPKPPEDDESTADTSEATAAADTASKKTDDKATDAKKTDAKKSDAKKADGKKSDAKKDSAAESDSGTKAKDKAKDEKSSAKAKDEKPKKTDAKSASTKPKGGKGPKGRETTGKAGGTNAKRPAGKSNAKKRKVAAPKKPLPWGMISVVTGLVVVVAALIAIPIFTLPEAPPDPDEPIDGVTDYYADGAPWVEESAHVDGRVEYALAPPAGGNHNVAWSTCNGVVYDQPIPNEHAVHSLEHGAIWFTYSPDLPQTEIDKLAGKVNGIDYTLMSPYAGQDSPIILTAWGYQLKIDSADDERITAFTSKYRLTASREPGATCSGGTPITGDTPMMGAPGMEG
- a CDS encoding DUF305 domain-containing protein, with protein sequence MRQAISARPILSVVMAALVAVALGLTVGIMSTRQAPDPGVDSAEAGFAWDMSLHHSQAVAMSMHLYRNGGDEALRMLAYDIALTQQAQMGIMSTWLTEWNLPATSTQEPMQWMDMPMDMGSWAADGRLMPGMATKAELDELYSLTGTAADLMFCKLMISHHIGGVHMAEGVLDLTERGDVVRLADSMVKGQQAEIDVLNDIQNRLTATADATGS
- a CDS encoding MolR family transcriptional regulator, with translation MSPPTQIFLDDQDEGLSTETSHPAFVAVSPEWFYDQGDPRSPFGGDDGYDTLRDLEEWYAAGGDDEHAPGRVAALLGDWDLVPEEVWGRDSVGVTAWLDQDESHVRYLHGEVNARIAGALGQFKIIGWIHPALRSWAEEALAMAGLLEVWEGTAFNVEPDEVARRRRAAMAEILAAAPEPVTS